From the genome of Hyalangium minutum:
CTCGCTCGTATGGCGTCACTGTGGACGACTTGAAGGCCGCCAATGGCATCAAGGATCCCCGGAGCCTCTCCGTGGGACAGGAGCTGCTCATCCCCACCGTGCCTCCCGAGGACGAGGCACCTGAGCCCCCAGATGAGCCTCACGTGGAGCCCGATGTGGGGCCCGCGCCGGGGAAGGGTGGGGCGCCTCGGGTTGTCGTGGGCCGGGATGATCTGCCGCCTCGGCCTCGTCTGCAGGAGAAGCCCACGCCTCCTCGGAAGGGGGGCAAGGCCTCGCGGCCCGAGCCAGCGACCAAGGGGATGCTCGACTGGCCGTTCCGAGGCGTGCTGTACGGCCGCTTTGGCAAGAAGGGCCGCGAGCCCCACGACGGCATCGACCTGGCGGCCCCGGCGGGAACTCCGGTCCAGACGGCCCAGGAGGGCACTGTCCTCTATGCGGGCGAGCAGAAGGGTTACGGCCTCATCGTCATCGTCCAGCACCCCAACGGCC
Proteins encoded in this window:
- a CDS encoding M23 family metallopeptidase, which codes for MALLLVLGATGCASSQSASRPRGLEAPPSPSEVEARAPAKGTAPAPGASASASSASLPITLRAAHPEPELLTVRHKVAPGETVFRIARSYGVTVDDLKAANGIKDPRSLSVGQELLIPTVPPEDEAPEPPDEPHVEPDVGPAPGKGGAPRVVVGRDDLPPRPRLQEKPTPPRKGGKASRPEPATKGMLDWPFRGVLYGRFGKKGREPHDGIDLAAPAGTPVQTAQEGTVLYAGEQKGYGLIVIVQHPNGLITLYAHNRDLRVKTGQTVRRSQVVATVGESGRTSGPHCHFEVRLEGKPVDPLDYLGPLPSS